A window of the Flavobacterium sangjuense genome harbors these coding sequences:
- a CDS encoding cation:dicarboxylate symporter family transporter: MKNTESILFKATTNLTFWVLIAIICGVLLGHFHPENGQKMKIVGDSFIQLVKIFIGPIIFLTIVLGIAGMGDLKKVGRIGIKSLIYFEIVTTFALAIGVAAAYIIQPGKIDKSGLTIEDASKYTSSAKTAFSWLDFFMSNFTLQVLVVAIIFGLVLNYHKKRETVIAVLYNWSKIVFRALKFVMYLAPLGAFGAMAYTVGKFGFETLIPLGKLMITVYITMAIFIFVVLGSILRYYKISILDFIKSLKAELLIVLGTSSSEPALPNLMNKLESMGCSKSVVGLVVPTGYSFNLDGTSIYLSMAVIFLAQLYNVPLSFGEILTIIGLLMITSKGAAGVTGSGFIVLASTLTAIHKIPVEGLAFLLGVDKFMSEARAITNFIGNGVAAIVISKNENEFVDPENPMELD, translated from the coding sequence ATGAAGAATACAGAATCCATTTTATTCAAAGCCACAACAAACCTAACCTTTTGGGTGTTGATTGCCATTATCTGTGGTGTTCTTCTTGGACATTTCCATCCGGAAAACGGACAGAAAATGAAAATCGTTGGCGATTCATTCATCCAATTGGTCAAAATTTTTATCGGACCAATCATCTTCTTAACCATTGTTTTAGGAATCGCAGGTATGGGCGACTTAAAAAAAGTGGGGCGAATCGGAATCAAATCACTTATCTATTTTGAAATCGTAACCACATTTGCCTTAGCAATTGGTGTTGCTGCCGCGTATATTATTCAACCTGGTAAAATTGACAAATCGGGATTAACCATTGAAGATGCCAGTAAATATACTTCCTCTGCCAAAACAGCTTTTAGTTGGCTCGACTTCTTTATGAGCAATTTTACACTACAGGTTCTGGTTGTCGCCATCATCTTCGGTCTTGTACTCAACTATCACAAGAAAAGAGAAACTGTAATAGCGGTTTTATACAACTGGTCTAAAATAGTTTTCAGGGCTTTGAAATTTGTCATGTATTTGGCGCCACTTGGTGCATTTGGTGCTATGGCATATACCGTTGGGAAATTTGGATTTGAAACGCTCATTCCGCTGGGGAAATTAATGATTACGGTTTATATCACGATGGCCATTTTCATATTCGTAGTTCTTGGGAGTATTCTTCGTTATTACAAAATAAGCATACTGGATTTTATCAAATCCCTGAAAGCCGAATTGCTGATTGTACTTGGCACTTCTTCTTCAGAACCTGCCTTGCCCAACTTAATGAACAAACTGGAGAGCATGGGTTGCAGCAAATCGGTAGTTGGATTGGTGGTTCCAACCGGTTATTCCTTCAACCTTGACGGAACATCCATTTATCTTTCGATGGCGGTTATTTTCCTTGCGCAATTGTATAATGTTCCGCTTTCATTTGGGGAAATCCTAACCATAATCGGGTTATTAATGATTACCTCAAAAGGTGCTGCCGGAGTAACCGGAAGTGGTTTTATTGTTTTGGCTTCCACCTTGACAGCCATACATAAAATTCCTGTTGAAGGTTTGGCTTTTCTTTTAGGCGTTGACAAATTCATGAGCGAAGCCAGAGCAATCACCAACTTCATAGGAAACGGAGTTGCTGCCATTGTCATCTCTAAAAACGAAAATGAATTCGTTGACCCTGAAAACCCAATGGAATTGGATTAA
- a CDS encoding DUF7619 domain-containing protein, with protein sequence MKKLYFSLCFLFIVLGLNAQTVSIPDPVFKQLLVTSNSSSNICAFDLTNNAFSVDANGDGEIQVSEALQVGSLDIDNGFGTSSISNLEGIQSFTNLMDLNCANNELTSLNVSGLSQLVSLDCRSNQLTSLTLNGCVELMTIYAFQNQFTSVNLVDLPRAHIVNFSFNPLTSLNISGCPRITQVACDYTQLITLDVSNLPILSYIYVTHCPQLTSIFAKNGSNESNAFDFSNSPNVSYICADESQLTTVQNLATTYGNTGCTVNSYCSFTPGGNYYTMQGTSTYDGDNNGCGGSDAAYQGLRMAISGSAVGSVVTNASGSYVFDVPAGTYTVTPSLENPTYFLVSPTNFAVAFPGSGSPYVQNFCVRPNGTHRDLDVTILPLTVARPGFDARYKIIYKNKGTHPQTGTVALTFQDDMMDYVSSVPSYNSQSANLFTWDYSNLLPFETREILITFNINSPLETAPVNIGDQLSFSAVINPVSGDDTIADNTNPIKQTVVGSLDPNDKICVEGTIVTTSVIGEYVHYLIRFENTGNYAAENVVVKDIIDTGKFTAATLLPISSSHPMVTKFSSPNKVEFIFENINLPFDDANNDGYVAFKIRTRTNLVVGSTFSNTASIYFDYNAPIITNTFTSTIQALGDQDFEFSDYVSLYPNPVHGILNIQTKNDIQISSVNIYNTLGQLVLVLPEVRDAGIDVSDLVTGTYFIKINSDKGTASTKFIKD encoded by the coding sequence ATGAAAAAACTATACTTTTCCCTGTGTTTTCTTTTTATTGTTCTCGGTTTAAATGCACAAACAGTAAGCATTCCTGATCCTGTTTTTAAGCAGTTATTGGTAACTTCAAATAGTAGTAGTAATATATGTGCTTTTGATCTTACCAACAATGCTTTTTCGGTAGATGCTAATGGTGATGGTGAAATTCAGGTTTCTGAAGCACTTCAGGTGGGTTCTCTTGATATTGATAATGGTTTTGGAACTAGCTCTATTAGTAATTTAGAAGGAATTCAGTCATTTACAAATCTTATGGATTTAAATTGTGCCAATAATGAGCTTACTTCTTTGAATGTAAGTGGTCTTAGCCAGTTGGTGAGTCTTGATTGCAGAAGTAACCAGCTGACGTCATTAACTTTAAACGGTTGTGTCGAATTGATGACTATCTATGCCTTCCAGAATCAATTTACCAGCGTGAATTTGGTTGATTTACCGAGAGCACATATTGTGAACTTTAGTTTTAATCCGCTAACTTCTTTAAATATAAGCGGATGCCCACGTATTACACAAGTGGCTTGTGATTATACGCAGCTTATTACGCTTGATGTAAGCAATTTACCAATACTAAGTTATATTTATGTAACCCATTGCCCACAGCTGACTTCAATATTTGCTAAAAACGGAAGTAATGAAAGTAATGCTTTTGATTTTAGTAACTCTCCAAATGTAAGTTACATATGTGCCGATGAAAGTCAGTTAACTACTGTACAAAATCTGGCAACAACATATGGCAATACTGGTTGTACTGTAAACTCCTATTGCAGCTTTACTCCGGGAGGAAACTATTATACTATGCAGGGAACTAGCACTTATGATGGTGATAATAACGGTTGTGGCGGAAGCGATGCTGCTTATCAGGGATTAAGAATGGCAATTAGCGGATCGGCAGTAGGAAGTGTGGTAACGAATGCTTCCGGAAGCTATGTTTTTGATGTTCCGGCAGGAACTTACACAGTTACTCCTTCTTTAGAAAATCCAACCTATTTTCTGGTTTCTCCAACCAATTTTGCGGTTGCTTTTCCGGGTTCGGGCAGTCCGTATGTTCAAAACTTCTGCGTACGACCAAATGGAACACATCGTGATTTAGATGTAACGATATTGCCGCTAACTGTTGCAAGACCGGGTTTTGATGCACGCTATAAAATAATTTATAAAAATAAAGGAACACATCCACAAACAGGTACCGTTGCTTTGACATTTCAGGATGATATGATGGATTATGTTTCTTCTGTTCCTTCTTATAACAGCCAATCTGCAAATTTATTTACTTGGGATTATTCGAATTTACTTCCTTTTGAAACAAGGGAAATCCTTATAACTTTTAATATTAATTCGCCTTTAGAAACTGCACCGGTTAATATTGGTGACCAGTTGAGTTTTTCAGCAGTAATTAATCCGGTTTCAGGAGATGATACCATTGCGGACAATACCAATCCAATCAAGCAAACTGTTGTAGGTTCTTTAGATCCGAATGATAAAATTTGTGTGGAAGGAACGATTGTAACCACAAGTGTTATTGGTGAATATGTTCACTATTTGATTCGTTTTGAAAACACTGGAAACTATGCTGCAGAAAATGTAGTGGTTAAAGATATTATTGACACAGGCAAATTTACAGCAGCTACGCTCTTGCCAATATCATCAAGCCATCCCATGGTAACCAAATTTTCGTCACCAAATAAAGTAGAATTTATTTTTGAGAATATTAACCTGCCTTTTGATGATGCTAACAATGATGGTTATGTTGCTTTTAAAATAAGAACCAGAACAAATCTTGTAGTTGGTAGTACATTTAGCAACACCGCCAGTATTTATTTTGATTACAATGCGCCGATAATTACAAATACGTTTACTTCAACGATTCAGGCGCTGGGGGATCAGGATTTTGAATTTTCGGATTATGTTAGTTTGTATCCTAATCCGGTTCATGGGATATTGAATATTCAAACTAAAAATGATATTCAGATTTCTTCTGTAAACATTTACAATACTTTAGGGCAATTGGTTTTAGTCCTTCCGGAAGTGAGAGATGCCGGTATTGATGTTTCCGATTTAGTGACAGGAACTTATTTCATAAAAATCAATTCTGATAAAGGCACTGCAAGCACAAAGTTTATAAAAGACTAA